In the genome of Acidimicrobiia bacterium, one region contains:
- a CDS encoding zinc metalloprotease HtpX yields MTNNLKTVALLGFLSALVWWIGIALFPNGGIYIGLLFAVGINAVAYFFSDKMAIMSARAQPVPDNELPEVQAILNRLAQYMDMPKPRLYFINSPQPNAFATGRNPKHAVVAVTAGIIQLLNRDELEGVIAHELAHVRNRDILISSIAAMLAAALSIFGRMALFSGGGRGRDNNPIAGVMALLSIFLAPIAAMIIRMAISRSREFEADQTGAMITGRPLNLASALAKISQGTAQIPMRVNPAVSQLFIADPLKALNARQTMGKLFSTHPPIEERIARLTAQSSGMR; encoded by the coding sequence GTGACGAATAACCTGAAAACCGTGGCTCTTCTCGGATTCCTCTCAGCCCTCGTGTGGTGGATCGGGATCGCGCTGTTCCCCAATGGGGGCATCTACATTGGGCTCTTGTTCGCGGTCGGTATCAACGCGGTCGCCTACTTCTTTTCCGACAAGATGGCGATCATGTCGGCCCGCGCCCAGCCGGTCCCGGACAATGAGCTTCCCGAAGTCCAAGCCATTTTGAACCGGCTTGCCCAATACATGGACATGCCAAAGCCGCGCCTCTACTTCATCAACTCGCCACAGCCGAATGCCTTCGCCACCGGACGCAACCCCAAACATGCCGTGGTGGCGGTCACGGCCGGCATCATTCAGTTGCTGAACCGCGACGAACTTGAGGGCGTAATCGCTCACGAACTGGCCCATGTTCGCAACCGCGACATTCTCATATCCTCGATCGCGGCGATGCTGGCAGCCGCCCTCTCCATTTTTGGCCGTATGGCCCTCTTCTCGGGTGGAGGCCGAGGCCGCGACAACAACCCGATCGCAGGGGTGATGGCTCTGCTGTCGATTTTCCTCGCCCCGATCGCAGCCATGATCATTCGGATGGCCATTTCTCGTTCTCGCGAGTTCGAAGCCGACCAAACCGGCGCGATGATTACGGGACGGCCATTGAACCTCGCTTCGGCACTCGCCAAGATCAGTCAAGGTACCGCCCAGATCCCCATGCGGGTCAACCCGGCCGTCTCGCAACTCTTTATCGCCGACCCGCTCAAAGCTCTCAATGCGCGCCAGACCATGGGCAAACTATTTTCGACGCACCCTCCCATCGAGGAACGGATCGCCCGCCTCACCGCTCAGTCGAGCGGAATGCGTTGA
- a CDS encoding 50S ribosome-binding GTPase — protein sequence MAKSKFERTKPHVNVGTMGHIDHGKTTLTAAITKVLGDRIPGSPVYAFDEIDKAPEEKERGITISISHVEYETAKRHYAHVDMPGHADYIKNMITGAAQVDGAILV from the coding sequence ATGGCCAAGAGTAAATTTGAGCGGACCAAGCCGCATGTAAATGTGGGAACGATGGGACACATCGACCACGGTAAAACCACGTTGACTGCCGCCATCACGAAGGTGTTGGGCGATCGCATTCCGGGGTCCCCGGTCTATGCATTCGACGAGATCGACAAGGCGCCAGAAGAGAAAGAGCGTGGCATCACGATCTCGATTTCCCATGTCGAGTATGAGACGGCGAAGCGTCACTACGCACATGTCGACATGCCAGGTCACGCTGACTACATCAAGAACATGATCACCGGTGCGGCCCAGGTCGACGGTGCCATTCTTGT
- a CDS encoding MFS transporter produces MRKLWTIGVFVVLASLDNAAIMMIPSMVLPIADDLGVSEAALGGLTAAVILLTAFTAAVWGFFGDRTGRKNLLFWGTIIWVGGVFAAANSQTYGGLFVAMMVAAIGFGSITSVGFSVVSDFVPPHRRGLALSFWGLSQGAGGLIGGLAASQLGAGDWRRPMGLLAAVGAGFAVLFLTTQDPARGQSDPELVGRASELEERIELAELPAIIRRRSNTWLISKGLAAQFAYGSLLWVPLLYQTKIAELGYSIETSTRAGGLYFSVLQLAAITSIGAGWLGDRWQRRTLSGRARLSTISILGAVPFFLAFFFVPLKALPLTDGASSSQVTREVMISFVTNGWVALAFFLAFAAVVLTSADSPNAFALVVDVNLPEHRGTVFGLVTLAEGVSRSTGNGLVGWVTATFITTAAVSRNYAIALAGFQLFFLPTGYCYWRLTKTAPDDIENVRRTLTQRAER; encoded by the coding sequence GTGCGGAAACTGTGGACCATCGGCGTATTCGTTGTTCTGGCGTCGTTGGACAACGCTGCCATCATGATGATCCCGAGTATGGTGCTGCCGATCGCTGACGACCTCGGGGTCTCCGAGGCGGCCCTGGGTGGGCTCACGGCTGCCGTGATCCTGCTGACCGCATTTACCGCGGCCGTGTGGGGTTTCTTCGGAGATCGGACCGGTCGGAAGAATCTCCTTTTCTGGGGCACCATCATCTGGGTTGGGGGCGTATTCGCAGCCGCCAATTCTCAAACATATGGTGGCTTGTTCGTCGCCATGATGGTGGCCGCCATCGGATTCGGATCAATCACGTCGGTCGGGTTCTCAGTCGTATCTGACTTCGTGCCGCCGCACCGGCGGGGTCTGGCACTCAGCTTTTGGGGTCTGTCTCAGGGGGCGGGCGGCTTGATCGGTGGGTTGGCGGCCAGCCAACTTGGCGCCGGCGACTGGCGACGACCCATGGGGCTTCTGGCGGCGGTCGGGGCCGGCTTTGCCGTCCTGTTTCTGACCACTCAAGACCCGGCGAGAGGACAGTCGGACCCTGAATTGGTGGGTCGCGCATCGGAACTCGAAGAGCGGATCGAATTGGCCGAACTGCCTGCCATCATCCGGCGCCGATCGAACACATGGCTCATCAGCAAGGGCCTCGCTGCCCAGTTCGCCTACGGGTCTCTCTTGTGGGTTCCCCTGCTGTACCAGACCAAGATCGCCGAACTTGGGTACAGCATCGAAACCTCCACCCGGGCCGGTGGCTTGTATTTCTCGGTCCTGCAACTCGCCGCGATCACCTCGATCGGAGCTGGATGGCTCGGCGACCGATGGCAAAGACGCACGCTCAGTGGCCGGGCCCGCCTATCGACCATCTCGATCCTTGGCGCGGTTCCCTTCTTTCTGGCGTTCTTCTTCGTTCCTCTCAAAGCCCTTCCCCTTACCGATGGAGCCAGTTCCAGCCAGGTGACCCGGGAAGTAATGATCAGTTTTGTAACCAATGGATGGGTAGCCCTGGCCTTTTTCTTGGCCTTTGCGGCAGTGGTTTTGACGTCCGCCGATTCGCCGAATGCGTTCGCCCTCGTCGTCGACGTCAATCTGCCGGAGCACCGGGGGACCGTTTTCGGGTTGGTGACCCTGGCTGAGGGAGTTAGCCGGAGCACGGGCAATGGACTGGTCGGTTGGGTCACGGCGACCTTCATAACCACGGCCGCAGTCTCCAGGAATTACGCCATCGCCCTGGCCGGATTCCAGTTGTTCTTTTTACCAACCGGCTATTGCTATTGGCGTCTCACCAAAACCGCTCCTGACGACATCGAGAACGTCAGGCGGACCCTTACCCAGCGAGCTGAGAGGTGA
- a CDS encoding GNAT family N-acetyltransferase has protein sequence MPPSLIPPFDALDLRRRILRPEAVSDDAVRYPEERFETTATYGIEVDGVLVSVGTIMRSPYPGSGDEPAWRIRGMATEPPFRSRGFGGQILEALLCHARDGGGGRVWCNARVDAVPFYERFGFATRGDVFLTAGDRPHVLMYLDRQQS, from the coding sequence ATGCCACCAAGTCTCATTCCACCGTTCGATGCCCTCGACCTCAGACGTCGGATTCTTCGTCCGGAAGCCGTCTCCGATGACGCGGTTAGATATCCCGAAGAGCGGTTTGAAACGACGGCTACCTACGGGATCGAGGTGGATGGTGTATTGGTGTCGGTCGGCACCATCATGCGTTCTCCCTACCCGGGATCCGGGGATGAGCCAGCCTGGCGAATTCGTGGGATGGCAACCGAGCCGCCATTCCGAAGCCGTGGGTTTGGAGGACAGATACTCGAGGCACTGCTGTGCCACGCCAGGGACGGGGGCGGTGGCCGTGTGTGGTGCAATGCTCGCGTTGATGCGGTCCCTTTTTATGAACGGTTCGGCTTTGCGACCCGCGGCGACGTTTTTCTGACCGCGGGAGACCGACCTCACGTCCTCATGTACCTCGACCGCCAGCAATCGTGA